A genomic stretch from Sander vitreus isolate 19-12246 chromosome 17, sanVit1, whole genome shotgun sequence includes:
- the pprc1 gene encoding peroxisome proliferator-activated receptor gamma coactivator-related protein 1: MAARWGVGEETLTTCNMEFFPMDTLGETDGLHSAETLEALQSCLDPSILSIFEDTPSIETKGLDEESEATLLTALTEILDNVDDETLSPFDTLPDSDLLSGQKGRERSPLRRLLCLSRSPPEKDALCSARALSTGKSLPRILADSLQRSDGEEEEDGSLTLSPLSQDSSPCSDLLHWEGLTLPLPVTFEQEVEDGVSVSLGDLVRHMHPYCMSIRMENDEGEQMLPEGGILLEVVDQGENGEPILAIPDMDLPVTLPPQEQASETEQDVFDEAEDVASDSSEHIVVDDEDEAPVKVEAPVTPDLSSDVKYEIIIKRQKEEIKEKSPSRRKKKKKCKKQCQPEPVEGRVLRSGTVRKTAQESPQKPEKRSVKEKRHKVPKVTLLITPSSSSVKPKKLNRCQTEKQTEITTTTLLPERNVQVSTCVSPRQETALLNTSPEKSEPSCLPTTLSSKQPDEMPKQPALAPEKLEDSTAAPSAVLPPVSTESPAAVSSPDLTPQTPPVSEALPHVAPAVSEPKPKSLSLAEYRRLRQQKRPAPVEKQDDNSTKWPSLPELPKELLPIPCLPDPSPKDLRRPNPQAEVEEVRPAWQPRGPCAPPTPEALLVPPAYMVASSSKVSAVTPVSKLQTPEPSKPSLPQKPSAPAPNSVKNVPTHQHTTAQPAVPCVPQSSGSPTSLIAAAQFVLSANGKCSPVHSRGKSGVDERLQSQPAFPKLVELTKTTTFKPTTETVSAPSAPQRTIVVSQKVPEVTAPMSLNDPNTPDGKFFKPTANGTQLCSSPAIHPSDSQSPKVEPVVLETKRKPTTAVKLQRAKSPTQELIEAFTSEIGIQAADLTSLLEQFEETQAKGEQCVPEVSGRAAAVGNSSVELVPEKTVFERVRANDLSSTAALTPPATPPHQMWKPLAPVALLGKGKVADASKSSPSKVIQIEARPLPSVRSRSKPTSAAATIAPELACMDHDYCLPNKGTSTGEPGKRWNVKQPSFITIKPIKQPGTTTTQTPSAALSLSAQSTTNPVVTTKTQEFPLTEPLDHRTDKIERSSVLETPDASPARQETNATVKEGSPRREHFGRSYRWHAASCTPSPRSGSKERTGGRSRKRRSHRSPSPMSSGSESDSHSSRSNTPAKKRYRLRHSESSSSSSSRSSSRSSTSVSCSPPRRWRYSYSSSRSGSWSGSRSRSRSPQRRAQCSRSRRLYSPSCMSNYGHSATTNVEEVRRRKEKAIEDRRVVYVGRIRGTMTQKELKERFSLFGEIEECTLHFRDHGDNYGFVTYYDTKNAFTAIENGGKLRKPDELPFDLCFGGRRQFCKTNYADLDSNREYEPLPAKSKFHALDFDTLLKQAQQNQKR; the protein is encoded by the exons ATGGCGGCGCGGTGGGGAGTAGGCGAGGAGACTTTAACTACGTGCAATATGGAATTTTTCCCTATGGATACACTAGGCGAG ACTGATGGGCTGCACTCTGCAGAAACTCTGGAGGCCCTTCAAAGCTGCTTAGACCCCTCCATTCTTTCTATCTTTGAGGACACGCCATCAATAGAG ACTAAGGGTCTAGATGAGGAGAGTGAAGCCACGCTGCTAACTGCCCTGACGGAGATACTTGACAATGTGGATGATGAGACCCTGTCCCCATTTGACACACTGCCCGACTCTGACCTGCTGTCAGGTCAGAAGGGCAGGGAACGCTCTCCG CTCAGAAGATTGCTGTGTCTGTCCCGTTCCCCTCCAGAGAAAGATGCACTATGTAGCGCAAGAGCCCTATCAACGGGAAAG AGCCTCCCCAGGATACTGGCAGACTCTCTCCAGAGAAGTGatggggaggaagaggaagatggcTCCCTTACTCTGAGCCCATTGAGTCAGGATTCCTCTCCTTGCAGTGACCTGCTACACTGGGAAGGTCTGACCCTCCCGCTTCCTGTCACCTTTGAGCAGGAGGTTGAAGATGGTGTTTCAGTTAGCCTGGGGGACTTGGTCAGGCATATGCACCCGTACTGTATGTCCATTCGTATGGAGAACGATGAAGGTGAACAGATGTTGCCTGAAGGAGGCATCTTACTTGAAGTTGTGGACCAGGGTGAAAATGGAGAACCCATCCTGGCCATCCCAGACATGGATCTCCCGGTCACTCTTCCACCTCAAGAGCAAGCTTCAGAAACTGAACAGGACGTTTTTGATGAAGCAGAAGATGTGGCCTCTGACAGTTCAGAGCATATAGTCGTTGATGATGAAGACGAAGCTCCAGTGAAAGTTGAAGCCCCTGTGACACCAGACCTATCTTCAGATGTGAAATATGAGATCATCATTAAAAGACAGAAGGAAGAGATAAAAGAGAAAAGCCCCTctcggagaaaaaagaaaaagaaatgcaagAAACAGTGCCAACCTGAACCTGTGGAGGGAAGGGTCCTTAGGAGTGGCACAGTAAGAAAGACGGCACAAGAATCACCCCAAAAGCCTGAAAAAAGGTCAGTCaaagaaaagagacacaaagtcCCAAAGGTTACTCTTCTTATTACTCCATCTTCTTCATCTGTAAAACCTAAGAAACTAAATCGATgccaaactgaaaaacaaacagaaatcaccaCTACAACACTATTGCCTGAAAGGAATGTGCAAGTTTCCACATGTGTGTCACCTAGACAGGAAACGGCGCTGTTAAATACTAGCCCTGAGAAGAGTGAGCCTAGCTGTTTACCCACAACATTGAGCTCCAAACAGCCTGACGAAATGCCTAAACAGCCTGCTCTGGCTCCTGAGAAGCTGGAAGACTCAACAGCAGCTCCCTCTGCTGTCCTGCCCCCAGTGTCTACAGAGAGCCCTGCAGCTGTTTCTAGTCCTGACCTAACACCCCAGACACCACCTGTTAGTGAGGCCCTCCCTCATGTGGCCCCTGCGGTCTCCGAGCCAAAGCCCAAATCGCTCAGCCTTGCGGAGTACCGGCGGCTCCGACAACAGAAAAGGCCAGCTCCAGTGGAAAAACAAGATGATAACAGCACCAAGTGGCCCAGCCTTCCAGAGCTTCCTAAAGAGCTTCTCCCCATTCCCTGCCTGCCTGACCCCAGCCCTAAGGATCTTCGACGCCCCAACCCCCAGGCAGAAGTGGAGGAGGTCAGACCTGCCTGGCAGCCAAGGGGACCGTGTGCACCACCCACCCCTGAGGCGCTTTTGGTGCCACCGGCCTACATGGTTGCCTCATCCAGCAAGGTTTCCGCCGTTACCCCTGTTTCTAAACTGCAAACACCTGAACCTTCCAAACCTTCTCTGCCCCAAAAGCCCTCAGCTCCTGCCCCTAATTCAGTGAAGAATGTACCCACACATCAACACACCACTGCTCAACCTGCAGTACCCTGTGTGCCTCAGAGCTCTGGGTCTCCAACTTCTTTAATAGCTGCCGCTCAGTTTGTGTTGTCAGCAAATGGGAAATGTTCTCCTGTACATTCAAGAGGAAAGAGTGGAGTCGATGAAAGACTCCAATCTCAGCCTGCATTTCCTAAGTTGGTAGAGCTTACTAAAACCACTACATTCAAACCCACCACTGAAACTGTGTCTGCGCCCAGTGCTCCCCAGAGGACCATTGTTGTTTCCCAGAAGGTGCCTGAGGTTACTGCTCCTATGTCATTAAATGACCCCAACACACCTGATGGCAAGTTCTTTAAACCCACAGCCAATGGTACCCAGCTCTGTTCTTCTCCAGCTATCCATCCCTCAGACTCCCAGAGTCCGAAGGTCGAACCTGTTGTACTTGAAACGAAAAGGAAACCCACTACAGCAGTGAAACTCCAAAGGGCGAAGAGCCCCACACAGGAGCTGATTGAGGCCTTCACCAGTGAGATAG GTATTCAAGCTGCTGATCTGACCAGCTTGCTGGAGCAGTTTGAGGAAACCCAAG CCAAAGGGGAGCAATGTGTGCCGGAGGTCTCTGGTAGAGCAGCAGCTGTAGGAAACTCGAG TGTTGAGTTGGTTCCAGAGAAAACGGTTTTTGAGCGTGTGAGAGCTAATGACCTCTCAAGTACTGCAG CTTTGACTCCTCCAGCTACTCCTCCCCACCAGATGTGGAAACCCTTGGCCCCTGTGGCCCTGCTGGGAAAGGGCAAGGTCGCTGATGCCTCAAAGTCGAGCCCCTCCAAAGTTATCCAGATAGAAGCCCGGCCTCTGCCCTCAGTCAGATCCCGCAGCAAACCCACTTCTGCTGCTGCCACTATAGCCCCCGAGCTGGCATGCATGGACCATGACTATTGCCTCCCCAACAAAGGCACTTCCACTGGAGAGCCCGGCAAGCGTTGGAATGTCAAACAGCCCTCTTTTATCACTATTAAACCTATCAAGCAACCCGGTACAACCACTACACAAACACCCTCAGCTGCTCTGTCATTGTCTGCCCAGTCTACCACAAACCCTGTGGTTACAACCAAAACACAAGAGTTTCCACTGACAGAGCCCCTAGATCACAGGACTGATAAAATTGAGAGAAGCTCTGTTCTGGAGACTCCTGATGCTTCGCCTGCTCGGCAGGAGACTAATGCTACTGTTAAAGAAGGAAGCCCCAGGAGAGAGCATTTTGGGAGGTCCTACCGCTGGCATGCTGCTTCTTGCACACCCAGCCCCAGATCTGGTTCCAAAGAGAGGACTGGAGGCCGGTCTAGGAAAAGAAGATCCCATCGTTCTCCCAGTCCTATGTCCAGCGGTTCAGAGTCAGACTCCCATTCCTCTAGATCAAACACACCAGCTAAGAAAAG GTATCGCCTCCGTCATTCTGAGAGTAGTTCCAGCTCCTCATCCCGTTCCTCCTCTCGGTCCTCTACCTCTGTGTCCTGCTCCCCTCCCAGGAGGTGGAGGTACTCATATTCATCCTCTCGTTCTGGCTCTTGGAGTGGCTCCAGGTCGCGGTCTCGATCCCCTCAGAGACGAGCCCAGTGTAGTAGAAGCAGAAGATTGTACAG TCCCTCATGTATGTCCAACTATGGTCACAGCGCAACGACAAATGTGGAGGAGGTGAGGAGACGCAAGGAGAAAGCCATT GAGGATCGCCGGGTTGTTTACGTTGGTCGAATTCGGGGAACGATGACTCAAAAAGAACTTAAAGAGCGCTTCTCTTTATTTGGCGAGATTGAAGAATGCACCTTGCACTTTAGAGACCATGG GGACAACTATGGGTTTGTGACTTATTACGACACCAAGAATGCTTTCACTGCCATCGAGAATGGAGGCAAGCTGCGCAAGCCTGATGAACTGCCATTTGATCTCTGTTTTGGTGGAAGGAGGCAGTTCTGCAAGACCAACTATGCTGACCTGG ATTCGAATAGAGAGTACGAACCATTGCCTGCGAAAAGCAAGTTTCATGCACTAGACTTCGACACTTTATTGAAGCAGGCCCAGCAGAATCAGAAGAGGTAA